One Nonomuraea angiospora DNA segment encodes these proteins:
- a CDS encoding glycoside hydrolase family 6 protein, producing MTLEALRDGDPRQVGPYTLLVRLGEGGMGVVYLGQAPDGTRVAVKLIHARMDAHADFRRRFAREVAAAKRVARFCTAPVLDADVEGDVAYLVTEYVEGPSLGDAVRESGPLKGSALDGLAAAMAMALRAIHGAGVVHRDLKPSNVLLSQVGPKVIDFGIAQLMDAEMSSAIVGTPSYMSPEQVSGATIGPASDIFSWGCTVAYAASGKPPFGSGSVPTILLRIVNEAPELHGLSGPLRDLVLASLTKNPRERPTAQDLMDRLSLVDPGANLGAGTDASGTPASTDATGHPARADVTTAPSDDPQPPGSPLLPGPKVAGRRRRVLAAAAAVAVAVAGASVAVAWRTLGTSSSARTPAQTTTAQSAHSDQQARPQNPLRAPGKITFYSPPEPAASRQAEQWKKDRPKDAELMSRLAAVPHAIRLKGPEVRPEVDATVTAAGQAGGVPVFLINSLPGSECRPATAAELATYQEWIKGIASTIGQARAVVILEPGATVKVPGVKECDPQGSVDQRYRDLRQAVQTLKANPNTAVYLDGSQDYYPGTAIMAERLIRAGIDRADGFFLNTAAYQPTQKSVAYGKALSACISVQRATGVKDCPSDGKVDPATTPHFVVDTARNGQGSWTPPPKKYPDPQTWCNPPGRGAGDRPTTDTGEELVDAYLWIARAGSSSGRCRRGEGGEKDPERGVVSPEAGEWWPDLALERAEKANPPL from the coding sequence ATGACCTTGGAGGCGTTGAGGGACGGGGATCCGCGCCAGGTGGGGCCGTACACGCTCCTGGTCCGCCTGGGCGAGGGCGGCATGGGCGTCGTCTACCTGGGCCAGGCCCCGGACGGCACCCGGGTGGCGGTCAAGCTCATCCACGCCAGGATGGACGCGCACGCGGACTTCAGGCGCCGCTTCGCCCGCGAGGTGGCCGCCGCCAAGCGGGTCGCCCGCTTCTGCACCGCTCCCGTCCTGGACGCCGACGTCGAGGGGGACGTGGCGTACCTGGTCACCGAGTACGTCGAGGGGCCCAGCCTGGGGGACGCCGTCCGGGAGTCGGGGCCGCTGAAGGGCTCGGCGCTGGACGGCCTGGCCGCCGCCATGGCCATGGCCCTGCGCGCCATCCACGGGGCGGGGGTCGTGCACCGCGATCTCAAGCCGTCCAACGTGCTGCTCTCCCAGGTGGGACCCAAGGTCATCGACTTCGGCATCGCACAGCTCATGGACGCGGAGATGAGCAGCGCGATCGTGGGGACGCCGTCGTACATGTCGCCCGAGCAGGTGTCGGGCGCGACCATCGGCCCGGCCTCGGACATCTTCTCGTGGGGCTGCACGGTCGCCTACGCCGCGAGCGGCAAACCGCCGTTCGGCTCGGGCTCGGTCCCCACGATCCTCCTGCGCATCGTCAACGAAGCCCCTGAGCTGCACGGCCTCTCGGGCCCGCTGCGCGATCTGGTGCTCGCCTCGCTGACGAAGAACCCGCGTGAACGCCCGACGGCCCAGGACCTGATGGACCGCCTCAGCCTGGTGGACCCGGGCGCGAACCTCGGCGCGGGAACGGACGCAAGCGGCACCCCGGCATCCACGGACGCGACCGGTCACCCGGCGCGCGCCGACGTGACGACGGCGCCGTCTGACGACCCCCAACCGCCCGGCAGCCCCTTACTCCCCGGCCCGAAGGTGGCGGGCAGGCGGAGGAGGGTGCTCGCCGCGGCGGCGGCCGTCGCCGTGGCCGTGGCAGGCGCGTCCGTGGCCGTCGCCTGGCGCACCCTGGGCACCTCGTCGAGCGCCCGCACCCCGGCCCAGACGACCACCGCCCAGTCCGCCCACTCGGACCAGCAGGCCAGGCCCCAGAACCCGCTCAGAGCCCCAGGCAAGATCACGTTCTACTCCCCGCCTGAGCCGGCCGCCAGCCGCCAGGCCGAGCAGTGGAAGAAGGACCGCCCGAAGGACGCCGAGCTCATGAGCAGGCTGGCCGCCGTCCCCCACGCCATCCGCCTCAAGGGACCCGAGGTCAGGCCGGAGGTCGACGCCACCGTCACCGCGGCCGGGCAGGCGGGCGGCGTCCCGGTGTTCCTGATCAACTCCCTGCCGGGCAGCGAGTGCCGCCCGGCGACCGCCGCCGAGCTGGCGACGTACCAGGAGTGGATCAAGGGCATAGCGAGCACGATAGGCCAGGCCAGGGCGGTGGTGATCCTGGAGCCGGGCGCCACGGTCAAGGTCCCCGGCGTCAAGGAGTGCGACCCGCAGGGCTCGGTGGACCAGCGCTACAGGGACCTCCGCCAGGCCGTCCAGACCCTCAAGGCCAACCCGAACACGGCCGTCTACCTCGACGGCAGCCAGGACTACTACCCGGGCACCGCGATCATGGCCGAGCGGCTGATCAGAGCGGGCATCGACCGGGCGGACGGCTTCTTCCTCAACACGGCGGCCTACCAGCCCACGCAGAAGAGCGTCGCGTACGGCAAGGCGCTGTCGGCCTGCATCAGCGTCCAGCGGGCCACGGGCGTCAAGGACTGCCCGTCGGACGGGAAGGTGGACCCGGCGACGACGCCCCACTTCGTGGTCGACACCGCCAGGAACGGCCAGGGCTCGTGGACCCCGCCGCCGAAGAAGTACCCGGACCCGCAGACGTGGTGCAACCCGCCGGGCCGGGGCGCCGGCGACCGGCCCACGACCGACACGGGCGAGGAGCTGGTGGACGCCTACCTGTGGATCGCGCGGGCGGGCTCGTCCAGCGGCCGGTGCAGGCGCGGGGAGGGCGGGGAGAAGGACCCCGAGCGCGGCGTGGTGTCCCCGGAGGCCGGCGAGTGGTGGCCGGATCTGGCGCTGGAGAGGGCCGAGAAGGCCAACCCGCCATTGTGA
- a CDS encoding GNAT family N-acetyltransferase: MWIQPIDLDRPGDLVTGLHEAYTVAYSDDPGPLMSLAHFRHDIARHSPGDRVELWAVVEDGEVVGGYGLSLSQLDNTHMGWLFPLVVRPERRGRGLGSALFEHALERLRHHGRSLLLTETPTTGVGARFALAHGMTVAVAEARRVLDLRKADWHALERMLPTAEGYRLERWTGPADPGLIPDLSTLMNGMNDAPRDAGIEDFDFSSERILDREEGIKKRGFTSYSMIARRESDGAPAGYTRVYLSAGGSDGWGHQADTTVLAGHRGHRLGLLLKLANLLWLHEQEPHLERIITWNATSNAHMLAINEAMGFELLDEWNEWRLEL, translated from the coding sequence ATGTGGATCCAGCCCATCGACCTCGACCGGCCGGGCGACCTGGTCACGGGCCTGCACGAGGCGTACACGGTGGCCTACTCCGACGATCCGGGCCCCCTGATGTCGCTCGCCCACTTCCGCCACGACATCGCCAGGCACTCGCCGGGCGACCGGGTCGAGCTGTGGGCGGTCGTCGAGGACGGGGAGGTCGTCGGCGGCTACGGCCTGTCGCTCTCCCAGCTCGACAACACGCATATGGGCTGGCTCTTCCCCCTCGTCGTGCGCCCCGAGCGGCGCGGCCGGGGGCTGGGCTCGGCGCTGTTCGAGCACGCGCTGGAGAGGCTGCGCCACCACGGCAGAAGCCTGCTCCTCACGGAGACGCCGACCACCGGCGTGGGCGCCCGCTTCGCGCTCGCCCACGGCATGACGGTCGCGGTCGCCGAGGCCCGCCGCGTGCTGGATCTCCGCAAGGCCGACTGGCACGCCCTGGAACGCATGCTCCCCACCGCCGAGGGCTACCGTCTCGAACGCTGGACCGGCCCGGCGGACCCCGGCCTGATCCCCGACCTCTCGACCCTGATGAACGGCATGAACGACGCCCCGCGCGACGCCGGCATCGAGGACTTCGACTTCAGCTCCGAGCGCATCCTCGACCGCGAGGAGGGCATCAAGAAGCGCGGGTTCACCAGCTATTCGATGATCGCACGCCGCGAGTCCGACGGGGCTCCCGCCGGATACACGCGGGTCTACCTCAGCGCCGGCGGCTCCGACGGCTGGGGGCACCAGGCGGACACGACCGTGCTGGCCGGGCACCGGGGCCACCGCCTCGGGCTGCTGCTCAAGCTCGCCAACCTGCTCTGGCTCCACGAGCAGGAGCCCCACCTGGAGCGGATCATCACCTGGAACGCCACCTCCAACGCCCACATGCTGGCCATCAACGAGGCCATGGGCTTCGAGCTGCTCGACGAATGGAACGAATGGCGGCTGGAACTGTAG
- a CDS encoding DUF2630 family protein encodes MRDDEILTRISALVDEEHELRNRLTQGEVTTDEEQERIKQLETALDQCWDLLRQRRARRSAGEDPDNAAARPANEVENYRQ; translated from the coding sequence ATGCGGGACGACGAAATTCTCACCAGGATCAGTGCTCTGGTCGACGAGGAGCACGAGCTGCGCAACAGGCTGACCCAAGGCGAGGTGACCACGGACGAGGAGCAGGAGCGCATCAAGCAGCTGGAGACGGCGCTAGACCAGTGCTGGGACCTGCTCAGGCAGCGCCGGGCCAGGCGGAGCGCGGGCGAGGACCCCGACAACGCCGCCGCCCGCCCGGCCAACGAGGTCGAGAACTACCGCCAATAA
- a CDS encoding RNA-guided endonuclease InsQ/TnpB family protein translates to MVQVKLLPTPEQAAALEATLRAANKAADLVSRVAFQQQCFRNFDLRKHTYEHVKAAFGLAAQAAQHVIKKVCDAYRTLHANLAAGHLGKPGSARRVKAEGKPISFRPQAAQPYDDRCLSWQHGDRTVSIWTTAGRLRSLAFTGSDQQLTLLSKHRKGESDLVWREDMWFLHATVDVPDVPIIAPDGFLGVDLGIANIATTSTGVRHSGKGLNAVRHRNRELRRRLQTKATESAKRLLKRRHRKESRFAANVNHVIAKQVVTEAERTGQGIALEDLQGIRDRVRLRKPQRVTLHSWSFQQLGAFIGYKAARAGVAVIHVDPSYTSQQCSHCGHVDKNNRLDQETFSCTSCGFAEHADVNAARNIASRGAAGWAVSHAA, encoded by the coding sequence ATGGTGCAGGTGAAGCTCCTGCCGACACCCGAGCAGGCGGCGGCCCTGGAGGCCACGCTGCGCGCCGCCAACAAGGCCGCCGACCTCGTCTCACGGGTCGCCTTCCAGCAGCAGTGCTTCCGTAACTTCGACCTGCGTAAGCACACCTACGAGCACGTCAAGGCCGCCTTCGGACTGGCCGCGCAAGCCGCTCAGCACGTGATCAAGAAGGTCTGCGACGCCTACCGCACCCTGCATGCCAACCTGGCCGCCGGACACCTGGGCAAGCCAGGATCGGCGCGGCGGGTCAAAGCCGAGGGCAAACCGATCTCCTTCCGCCCCCAGGCGGCCCAGCCATACGACGACCGGTGCCTGTCCTGGCAGCACGGGGATCGGACAGTGTCAATCTGGACGACGGCCGGGCGGCTGCGCAGCCTCGCGTTCACCGGCTCCGACCAGCAGCTCACGCTGCTGAGCAAGCATCGCAAGGGTGAGTCCGACCTGGTGTGGCGGGAGGACATGTGGTTCCTGCACGCCACCGTCGACGTGCCGGACGTCCCCATCATCGCGCCGGACGGGTTCCTCGGGGTGGATCTGGGCATCGCCAACATCGCCACCACCAGCACCGGCGTCCGGCACAGCGGCAAGGGCCTGAACGCGGTCCGGCATCGCAACCGTGAGCTGCGTCGCCGCCTGCAGACCAAGGCCACCGAGTCGGCCAAGCGGCTGCTGAAACGGCGCCACCGTAAGGAGTCCCGCTTCGCCGCGAACGTCAACCATGTCATCGCCAAGCAAGTCGTGACCGAGGCAGAACGCACCGGACAAGGGATCGCTCTGGAGGACCTCCAGGGCATCCGCGACCGGGTACGGCTTCGCAAGCCCCAGCGGGTCACGCTGCATTCGTGGAGCTTCCAGCAACTGGGAGCCTTCATCGGCTACAAGGCGGCCCGGGCCGGGGTCGCTGTGATCCACGTGGACCCGTCCTACACCTCCCAGCAATGCTCGCACTGCGGGCACGTGGACAAGAACAACCGGCTCGATCAGGAAACCTTTTCCTGCACGTCGTGCGGCTTCGCTGAGCACGCCGACGTCAACGCAGCCCGCAACATCGCCTCACGCGGTGCGGCGGGCTGGGCAGTGAGTCACGCTGCCTGA